In Halosimplex halophilum, the genomic stretch CCGCCTCCTGGGTGAAGGCGGTGTCCTCGGTGAACTTGTTGCCCGCCTGGAAGTAGTCGACGTGGAAGTGCGTCTCCCGGGCCTCCGCGTCGAGGGGGTCCCCGTTCCAGTAGGTCGCCCGGTCGTCGTGTGTCTCGTAGACGTCGTAGGGCGCGTCGACCTCGTACCCGCTGTACCAGGTCATGACCGAGACGCCGTCGGTCCGGGGCTTCCACGGCGTCTCGATCTCCACGCCGCTGTAGGCCATCCGGCGCGTGTGGACGTTCCGGAGCGCCTGGAGGTCGGTCATGAACGCGACGCCGGTCGTGTTGTCCTGGGGCGCCCAGACGTTCGCGTCGAACACGTCCGGCGAGTTGGCCTGGAAGACCCGGATCTCCTCGGTCACCGGGTCGCCCAGCGGCGTCGGACTGTCCGTCTCCGTTTCGGTGTCGCCCGGCGACTCCGTCCCGTCGGCCGGCGTGGCCGTCGGTGTCGCCGCCGGGCCGTCCGTTTCGGTCGGCTCGTCCGTCGAATCGCCGCCGCTTCCCGACGGACACCCGGCCAGACCCGCGACACCCATCCCGGCCAGCAACTGTGCGTACTGACGACGTGACAGCTGGTCACGCAGATTGGTACTGTCCCGCATACTACCCACCGTTCCACGGATAGTACATAAACTTTTGCACGCGACCCGACGGCGACCGTGGCGGGCCCGGCGGACCGCACGACGCGCCGAGGGGCCGGACGGCGACGGTTTCAGACTGTGAAACACTCGACAGAGACAGAGCGCGCCGATTCAGCTCAGACGGACCGCGTGCGAGTACAGCGACGGGGACACCGAGATCGCCTTCCGGTATTATACTTGTAATCTCTTGCCACTGTCACAGCGCAACCCCACCAGCTGCACCGCGATTTATTTCAAAACGTGAAACGACTCGACGGCGGTCGATGCCTCGGGGATCTGTCGCCCCGATAGACGAGTGTCCGGAATAACCGGACACGTCGATACAGGGTGTGAACGACCAGTTTCCTCCCGATCCGGCGGGGAACCGCATCCGGCGTACCCCGCCAACCGACGCGGCCGTCACCGAAGGGGGCGGCACATCGCCGATAGCGGCGGTCGCCGGGCCCGAACGAGAGCGCGCCGGGTCACGCGTCGGGTCTCGTGCGGCGTGAGATTACAGTTATACTTGTGTAATCTCTGCGTCGTGTCGCAGAGCCGATCCGCAGCTCGTCCGGTAATATCGGACAAAAACGAGTTCCGACCGACGGCGGGTAGAGCGACCCGGGCGGGCGGGGAGGGATACAGTTATGTCGGCTCGCGGGCGATGGCCGCACGCCATGTCGAGTTCGCTCTTCGACTACGAGCCGAGAGACTGGCGAACGGACGCCGACGGGACCGTGCGGTTCGCGCTCGTCGGCATCGGGTGGTGGACGAGCGAGTACGTCCTGCCCGCCATCGAAACGACCGACCACTGCACGACGACGACCGTCGTCAGCAGTTCGACCGAGAAGACCGACCGCGTCCGCGCGAACTACGGGACCGTCGAGCACGGGCTCACCTACGAGGAGTTCGCCGACGGCGAGGCCGCCGACGCCTACGATGCCGTCTACGTCTGCACGCCCAACGCGACCCACCTCGAACACGTCGAGGCGGCCGCGCGCCACGGGAAGGCCGTCCTCTGCGAGAAGCCCATGGAGGCGACCGTCGAGCGCGCCGAGCGGCTCGTGGAGGCCGCCGCGGACGTGCCGCTGATGGTGGCCTACCGGATGCACACCGAACCGGCCGTCCGCCGGGCGCGCGAGCTGGTCCGCGACGGCGCCATCGGCGAGCCCGTCCTCGTCCACGGCGAGAACTCCCAGCCGCTCCTGGAGATGATCGACGACCCCGACCAGTGGCGGCTGAACCCCGACCTGACCGGCTACGGGACCTCCGTCATGGACCTCGGGATCTACCCGCTGAACACCGCACGATTCATTCTCGGCGCCGACCCCGTACAGGTGCAGTCGACGATGGCCTCCGACCACGAGGCCTTCGACGCGGTCCCCGACGAGGTGGCGACGTTCTCGGTCGTCTTCGACGACGGCACCCACGCCGCCTGCTCCTCGTCGCAGAACGCCCACGACCACACGCGCCTCGAAATCGTCGGGACGGAGGGCCGCATCGAACTCGAACCCGCGTTCCACATGGAGACCCAGCTGACGGTCGCACGCGGGGAGGACACCGTGGAATTCGACACCGAGGGCGTCGACCAGATGGCCGAGGAGTTCGAGTACTTCGCCCAGCGGGTGCTCGCCGACGAACCCGTCTACGCCGACGGCGACCACGGGCTCGTGGACATGAAGGCGATCGCCGCGATCCACGAGGCGGCCGAATCCGGCGGGACGGTCGACGTCGAATAAAAAGAGCCGCTCGTCGTTTCTACCGCGCGGTCACCGCAGGTCGTCGGCGCGCTTCTCCCAGTCCTCCTCCCAGAGGTCGATGGTGTGGACGCGGTCCTCGGTGTACTCGTGCTCGCGGACGACGTCCATGTCGAGTTCGATGCCGTAGCCCGGGCCCTCGGGGACCTGGACGTAGCCGTCCTCGACCTTCAGCGGGTCCTCCAGGAGCTCGTCGACCCACGGCTCGTCGTAGGTCTGGAACATCTCCTGGATGCGGAAGTTCGGGATGGAGGTACAGAAGTGCGAGTAGATGGCGCCGGCGACCGGCCCCTGGGGGTTGTGCGGGGCGATGTCGACGTGGTCGGCCTCGGCGAGGCCCGCGATCTTCTTGCCCTCGGTGATCCCGCCGGTGTTCATCAGGTCCGGCTGGAACACGTCGATGTCCGTCCGGGTGACCAGCTCGAAGAACTCGTGTTTGGTCATGTGACGCTCGCCGGTGACGACCGGGATCGGCGACTTGTCGGCGACCTCGGCGAGGCTGTTGATCGAGTCCGGCGGGCACGGCTCCTCGTACCAGGCCGGGTCGAACTGGTCGAGCTTGCGGGCGATGTCGACGGCCTGGGCGGCCGAGAAGCGGCCGTGACACTCGATGAGCAGCTCCACGTCCGGGCCGACGGCCTCGCGGACCGCGCCGACGATGTCGACGGCGTGGTTCTTCTCCGCGGTGGTCATCGACTGCCAGGCCGTACCGAAGGGATCGAACTTCATCGCGTCGTAGCCGTCGTCGACGACGCGCTCGGCGGCGCGGGCGAACCCTTCGGGCTCGCCCTCGGCGTCGGTGTACCAGCCGTTGGCGTAGGCGCGCAGCTCCGTCCCGTGGTGGGCACCGCCCAGCAGCTCGTAGACGGGCTTGTCCAGCACCTTGCCCTTGATGTCCCAGCAGGCCATGTCGACCGCCGAGCAGACGGTCGTGTTGATGACGTTCTTCGAGAACCACTCGTTGCGGTACATCTCCAGCCACAGCGACTCCGTGTCGAACGGGTCCCGGCCGATGAAGAAGTCCGCCATCTCGTCGATGGCCGCCGCGACGGTGCGGGGCTTGTCGTGGGTCGTCGCCTCCGCCAGCCCCGTCACGCCGGCGTCCGTCTCCAGCTGGACGAACACCCACGGCTTCCACGGGTTGGCTACCAGGTACGTCTCGACGCCTGTGATTTCTACGTCTGACATACTCAGTCGAGTAGCGCCCGAGAATCTACTTAAAGTTGCCGGTACGGGCCGAACGTCTCCGGTCGCAGGGCTGTCCGACGATGCCGGACGATTAATGAGGGTCCGGTTCCGTGTGTCGGATATGCACGCCGAACGCGACCCGCCCATCAAATCGACCGCGACGAGCCTCGACGTCGTCGAGGCCGTCCACGCGATGGGCGGCGCGACGCTCTCGGAGGTCGTCGAGCAGTTCGAGAAACCCCGGAGCACGGTCCACGACCACCTGAAGACGCTGACCGACGCGGGCTACCTCGTCAAGGACGGCCGGGAGTTCCGCGTCAGCGTCCGCTTTCTCAACCTCGGGGGTCGCGCACGCGCGCAGTCACAGTTGTTTCAGGTGGCGGAGGCGGAGGTCCGCGAGCTGGCGAGCGACACCGGCGAGCACGCCAACCTGATGGTCGAGGAGAACGGCCGGGGTGTCTTCCTCTACAAGGTCAAGGGCTCGCAGTCGGTCCACCTCGACACCTACGAGGGGATGGAGGTCGACCTGCACACGACGGCGATGGGCAAGGCGATCCTCTCGGAGGTCTCCCGGGAGAAACGGGACGCCATCGTCGCGGAACACGGGCTCGAACCGGTGACCGCCGAGACGATCACGGACCGCGAGGAACTGGAGACGGAACTGACCGAGATCCGCGAGCGCGGCTACGCCGTCGACAACGAGGAGCGCGTCGACGGCGTCCGCTGCGTGGCCGCCCCCATCACGACGGAGGAGGGCGTCGTCGGCGGCGTCAGCGTCTCCGCCCCGAAGAGCCGGATGAACGGCCAGCGCTTCGAGGAGGAGATCCCCTCCGAGGTGCTCAGCACCGCGAACATCATCGAGGTCAACCTCCAGCACGCCTGAGCGGCCGTCGCCGGTCGCTGCGTGTGTCCCGTTCACACGGCCGTCCGAGATCGTCGGACGACGGCGCGCCGGTCGGTCGGCGATCGGTCGACGACGCGGGGTCGACGGACTACGTCTCGCCGGCTCGTCGACCGCACCCGACCGGACGTGAAATCGATGCGATGGCAAATTTTATATTGGCTAGCTCACGATGGGGCTGTATGCGTTACTACCGCAGCGAGCGAGGCGGATCCATATCGCTGATCGCGGCAGACGACTCGGCGGCGTACGACCTCTCGGAGACAGAGGCGGGGCCGACGTCGTTTCTCGAACTCGCGTCGGCGGCGTCGCTGACCGACGGGACCGTCGACGACGTGGCGCGGGGGCTCGTCGACGAGGCGCCGACGGTCGAACTCGCGGCGGTCGAGGACCACCTCGTCCGGCCGCTGGACCCCGACGAGGTGTGGGCGGCCGGCGTCACCTACTCCATCAGCCAGGAGGCCCGCCAGGAGGAGGGGGGACTCGCCGAGTCCTACCTGGAGGCCTACGAGGGCGAACGCCCGGAGGTGTACTTCAAGGCGACGCCCAGCCGGACCGTCGGCCCGAACGACCGCGTCGGGATCCGCGGCGACTCCGACTGGGACGCCCCCGAACCCGAGATGACGATCGTCCTCTACGACGAGGAGATCGTCGGCTTCACCGTCGGCAACGACATGTGTAGCCGCTCGATCGAGCGGGAGAACCTCCTCTATCTGCCCCAGAGCAAGATCTACGCCAAGAACTGCGCCATCGGCCCCTGCATCGCCACCGGCGAGACCGTCGGCGACCCGCTCGACCTGGAGATGCACATGTCGATCGAGCGCGACGGCGAGACGGTCTTCGAGGAGGGGACCTCGACCGACGAGCTGGTACGGACCTGCGAGGAACTGGTCGACTACTACACCCGCTACAACGAGGTCCCCGAGGCGAGCGTCCTGCTGACCGGCACCTCGATCATGGTCCCGGACGACGTGTCCCTCGAGGAGGACGACGTGATCCGCATCGAGATCGAGGACATCGGCGTCCTCACCAACACCGTCGAACAGCTGTAGGCGAGCGGCGGACTTCGCCCGCCAGCTCGGAGGACGCATCGACCCGGAGCGAGACGCATCGCCGGACGACGCGGGGTTCCGGCCGGCCCTACCGACCGATCGTTTTATAATACCGCTATCGGATAGCATACGACTGCATGGCGAACGCCCACGTCACGGTTCACACAGAGGCAGGTATCGACCGGGTCGAACCCGAACTCCACGGCCACTTCGCGGAACACCTCGGACGCTGTATCTACGACGGCATCTACACGGACGACTCCGTCGACGAGGACGGCTTCCGGGAGGACGTGGTCGAACTGCTCGCGGAGCTGGAGATGCCCGTCCTGCGGTGGCCGGGCGGCTGTTTCGCCGACGACTACCACTGGGAGGACGGGGTCGGCCCCGCCGAGGACCGCCCGCGCCGCCGCAACCTCTTCTGGGGGCAGGGCCGCGAGATGATCCCCGAGGAGTCCAACCGCTTCGGCACCGACGAGTTCCTGGAGTTCTGCGAGCGGGTCGGCACCGAGCCGTACCTCGCCGCCAACGTCGGCTCCGGCGACCCCCAGGAGGCCGCCAACTGGGTCGAGTACACCAACTACGACGGCGACACCGAACTGGCCGACCGCCGCCGCGCGAACGGCCGCGAGGAGCCCTACGGGGTGAAATACTGGGGGCTGGGCAACGAGAACTGGGGCTGTGGCGGCCAGATGTCCCCCGAGCAGTACGCCCGCGAGTACCGCCGGTTCGCCACCTACGTCGGCACCCAGAGCGCCCACATGCTCGACCACGACCTCGAACTGGTCGCCTGCGGGTTCGAGAACCACGAGTGGAACCACCGCTTCATGGAGGAGGTCGCCGACCCCAAGTGGGGCGTCGAGTTCCCGCTCGACCACCTGACCCTGCACCACTACTACGGCCGCACGATGTCCGTCGACGAGGCCGACGCCGAGGACTACGACGAGTTCTTCCTCGAGGCCCTGGAGATGGACCACCACATCGAGCGGCTCGCCTCCGCGATCAACGCCTTCTCGACGACGCGTGACATCGGCGTCATCATCGACGAGTGGGGCGCCTGGCACCCCGAGGCCCAGGGCGGGACCGGCCTCGAACAGCCCGGCACGGTGCTGGACGCGCTGTCTGCCGCCGCGGTGCTCGACATCTTCAACGACCACGCCGACGTGATGACGATGTCCAACATCGCCCAGACGGTCAACGTGCTCCAGTGCCTCGTCGAGACCGACGGCGACGACGCCTTCAAGCGGCCCACCTACCGCGTCTACGACCTCTACGCCCCCCACAAGGGCAACGAGGCCGTCACCACGTCCATCGAGACGCCGACCCGCGAGGTCGACGACGACGAACTGCCGCTCGTGGGGGCGTCGGCCTCCGTCGACGACGACGGCGAGGTGTACGTCACCGCGACGAACCTCGACACCCGCGCGGCCCACACCGTCGAGTTCACCGTCGAGGACGCGACGGGCGACGACGTCGACGCGCAGGTCCTCTTCGAGGGCCAGGAGCCGGACCTGGTCGTCGACGCCGACAACGCCGAGGCCTTCGCCGCCGAGGACCTCGACGTGAGCGTCGACGGCGACGGTACCGTCACTGCGGAACTCGAGCCGGGCACGGTCGCCGGCATCTCCGTCGAGTAACGCCGCTTCGGTCGCCGAGCGGTCCCGCCGCCGAGCGGTTCTCCCGGTGGTCGCGGGGCTCTCCCGTTGTCGGTCCGTCCGGGCGACCGCTGTTTGCTACCGTTCTTCCGGTCCGCCGGCCGCAGAGCCGACGGTGCGGTCGCCGACGACTCCGCTGTCCACCCGGTGACGGCTTCCCCTCTACCCGGTGACGACTCCCCCTCTACCCGGTGACCCCCTCCCACCCCGTTCGACGGAGGTCCGTCGTCGACCCGGCAGCGAGCCGGTCGGCCACCCAGCGCCGACTCGGCCGACGGTATCCGACCGGGGCGCGCGGTAGCGATCGGGGCCCGACGTGGGGGTCGGATCTCGAACCACAGTCCCGGTATGATGAACAAAAACACCCGTTTTCGGAACGCCGGTACACTATCGTATGACGGTCGGTCGGGATCCTGTGGGCGATCCGACACGTCGGGCCGGATCGGCGGTCGAGAGCGGGCCTGCGCTCCCGGTCACCGATGGATTTATGTATGATTAATTCGGTACGATAGCCCATGCCATCTGATGGCAAGCCAACGGGAAATGCAGCGAAGCGTCGACGGGTGTCGCGACGGCACGTTCTCCGCGCGGGTGCGATGGGTGGTGCCCTCGCACTCGCGGGGTGTTCGTCGAATGACAGCGGTGGTGACGGCGGCGACGGTGGCGACGGCGGCGACGGCGGCGGCGACGGCGGCGACGGCGGCGACGGCGGCGACGGGACCGCCGGCGGCGACTTCCAGCCGGCGGACAACGCCATGACCGAGGGCGTCACCGTCAACCCGACCAACTACCAGTTCAACCCGCTCAACCTGACCACGCCGTTCAGCCACGACATGCAGGTCGACTGGTTCCAGCGCTACAACATCGCCAACGAGGAGATCACGCCCTACGCGCTGGAGGTCACGGAGTTCGAGGGCGAGACGGCCACCCTGCAGGTCCGCGAGGGGCTCACCTGGCACAACGGCGACCCCGGCGACCCGGTCAACGCCGACGACCTCTACGCGAAGTTCGTGACCGACACCGTCACGAACGGGACCCTCGGGCGGCTGTGGACGGACATCAACCGCGCCGGCGACAGGTCCATCGAACTCGCGCTCGACGGGACGATCGCCCGGGATCTGTTCGACGACGGCCTGAACTACTACCAGATCGACACGCCCTGGCGCAAGTACAGGGACTACGTCGAGCGCTGGGAGGACGCGACGACGGCGTCGGAGACCGACAGCGTCCGCACCGACCTCCGGGGCGACGCCTTCGAGGAACCGCACGGCAACGGCCCCTTCCAGGTGTCGGACATCTCCAGCAGCCGCCTCCGGATGGAGAAGTACGAGCACCACCCGGACGCCGACAACATCAACTGGGACTACTGGGACCTGGAGAAGGTGTCGACCGACACCGCGAGCGTCCTGGTCGGGATGGAGGTCGACGCCTTCCGCAACTACAACCCGCCCCAGTCGGTGTTCGAGAACGTCCCCGACGCCATGGAGTCGGCGTCGCTGCCGGCCCTGTGGGGCCAGTCGCTGCCGTTCAACCACAACGACGAGGACTTCGGCAACGTCCGGGTCCGGCAGGCGATCTCCGAGTTCGTCGACCGCGGGGCCGCGGCCAACAACTACGGTCGCTGGGGCCAGCCCGTCGAAGCGCCGAGCGGTCTCGTCGGCAACATCAACGGCCAGAACGAGCAGAGCGACCGCTGGCGGAACAAGGTCTCCGACGAGATGGCCGACACGCTCCACCGCTACCGCAACCCCGAGCGCGGCCGGCGGCTGCTCCGCGAGGAGGGCTACCAGAAGGACGACGGCACGTGGTACAAGCCCAACGGCGACCCCTTCGAGTTCACGATCAAGGTGCCGACCTACAACGACTGGCACCCCCTCTACCAGACGTTCGCCGACAACCTCTCCAGCGAGGGCATCGACGCCTCGATGCAGACCATCGAGGCGGCCTCGTACTGGTCGGACCACTACCTCGCGAACAACTACAAGGTGGCCGCGACCGGCTGGACGCTCCAGCGGTCCAGTCCCTACTACGTCTGGGACCAGTACTACAACGTCGACGTGAACTTCCTCGGGATCGACCCGACCAGCGTGATGGCTCCGCCGGTCGGCGAGCCCGACGGCGAACTCCAGGAGCACGATGTCACGGAACTGCAGTCGGAGCTGCTGGTCGCCCGCGGCGACCGCTACCAGGAGCTGACCGACCAGCTCGCGTGGATCACCAACCAGACGCTGCCGATGCTGCAGATCCACGAGATCAACGACGCCACCTGGTACCGCACCGACAACTGGGAGATCCCGCCGACGGACGACCCCGTCTACCAGGCGAAGTTCCCGCTGTGGTGGCTCCCGCGACTGGGTGAACTCCAGGCCAAGTCCGCCTGAGGTCGCCACTCCCTCACGACGTATCGAGCGAAACAGTTATGACATCTCATACCACCATTTTCGATAATCGATGTACGTAGCCAAACGGGTGGCACAGGCGTTCGTCACGTTCGTGGCTGTGGTCACCGTCACGTTCGCGCTGGTGCGGTCGATCCCGGGCGGGCCGGCCGACTTCATCAGGGCGCAGGTGATGCGCAGCGGCGGCTCGGACGAGATCAGTATGAGTGAGATCAACTCACTCGTCGAGTCGTACACGAACATCGACCCGTCGACGCCGCTACATGTCCAGTACTTCAACTACCTCACGAGCGTCCTGCAGGGGGACCTGGGACAGTCGATCTGGTACAACAAGCCGGTGTCGGATATCATCCTCGGCGCCGCGCCGTGGACGATCTTCCTGCTGTCCGTCTCGATCCTGTTGACCTTCGGGATCGGGATCGTCCTGGGGGCGGTCATGGCGTACCTCGAGGGGACCCGCTTCGACAACGGTTCGACCATCGTCTCGATGTTCCTGAACTCGGTGCCGTACTACGTCGCCGCGATCCTCTTCGTGTACGTCATCTCGATCCAGCTGGGGATGCTCCCCCAGTCCGGCCGCTACGCGTCCGGGCTCGACCCCGGGATGAACCTCGAGTTCATCGTCAGCGCCCTGCGCCACGCAATCCTCCCCATCGTGTCGCTGGTCGTCACCGGGTTCGGCGGCGTCGCCATCACGATGCGGGGCAACGCGGTCCAGGAGATCGGCGAGGACTACATCCGGGTGGCTCACCTGCGGGGGGTCCCCGGCAGGCGGATCGCGACCCGCTACGTCGGCCGCAACGCCGTCCTCCCGATGTACACGAACTTCATGATCGCCATCGGGTTCATGTTCGGCGGGTCGGTCATCCTCGAGGAGATCTTCGCCTACGAGGGGCTGGGGTACTACCTGCTGTCGGCGATCAACACGGGTGACTACCCGCTGATGATGGGCGGGTTCCTCATCATCGCGCTGGCGGTGCTGATCTGCATCCTCATCGCCGACCTCACCTACAGCATGATCGACCCCCGCATCGAGGACCAGGGCTCCCGGGAGGCGTACTGACATGGCCGAGCAGAACTCCTCGTTCAGTCAGTCCGACGGGGCGGCCGGCGGGCAGGGCGCCTCGCAGGCGGACATCTACCGCGAGTGGATCGACATGGCCGTGCTCACGCCGATCCGGGTCGCCTGGGACGACTGGCGCACCCAGGTCGGGTCTATCATCATCGCGTTCTACCTCCTGATGGGCACTGTCGGCGTCACACTGGTCGACCCGCCGACTCAGGGGCAGGGCGACCGGTACGTCCCCCCGTTCCAGGACTGGTCGGTCCCGCTCGGGACGAACAACCTCGGCGAGAGCCTGCTGTCGTCGACGGTCCACGCCACGCCGCCGATGCTCCAGATGATCGCCGCCGGCGCGGTGTTCTCGACGGTCCTGGCGACGGCCATCGGGACCGTCTCCGGCTACAAGGGCGGGGCCGTCGACCGGATCCTGACGGTGTTCACCGACATCGCGATGACGATCCCCGGGCTGCCGCTGATCATCCTGCTGACCGCGGTGTTCGAACCGACCAACCCCGCGGTGATCGGGATCATCATCACCATCAACGCGTGGGCGGGGCTGGCCCGGTCGATCCGCTCGCAGGTGCTGTCGCTGCGCGACCACTCCTACGTCGAGGCCTCCCGGATCATGGGTGCGCCGACCCGGCGGATCCTCGTCGACGACATCATCCCGAACATCATGCCGTACGTCCTGATCAACTTCGTCAACTCCGCGCGCAACGTGATATTCGGGTCCGTCGCGCTGTTCTACCTCGGGCTGCTCGGAAGCACGCACGAGAACTGGGGGATCGCACTCAACAACGCCTACAACGATGGCGCCATCTACTCGCTGGACGTGCTCCACTGGCTGCTCATCCCGATGTTCGCCATCGTCGGCCTCTCGTTCGGGTTCGTCCTGTTCGCACAGGGCACCGAGAAGCTGTTCAACCCGCGTATCCGGGCGCGCCACGCCGAGACCGTCGAAGACGACACCGCTCCCTACCAAGAATGACGATGCAACAGACCCACACCGCCGCAGTCAGCGACCCGATATTCCAAGTGCGCGATGTCTCGGTCTCGTTCGACATGGACCGCGGTGAGTCCCGCGTGCTCGACCGCGTCGACATGGACATCGAGCGCGGGGAGATCCTCGGCGTCGTCGGCGAGTCCGGCTCGGGCAAGTCGATGTTCGCCTCGGCGCTGCTCGACGCGGTCGTCGACCCCGGCGTCCTGACCGGCGACATCAGCTTCGACCCGAAGGACGGCCGCCGGATCGACCTGCTGGACCGTGACGAGACCGACATCAAGGACATCCGCTGGCGGCAGATCGCCATGGTGTTCCAGGGGGCGATGAGCTCGTTCAACCCCACGATGACCGTCGAGGACCACTTCCGCGAGACGCTCTCGATCCACGACTACGACGTCGAGGAGGGGATGGAGCGGGCCCGGGACCTCCTCTCGGACCTGTACCTGGAGGCCGACCAGGTGCTCGGCTCCCACCCCCACGAGCTGTCCGGCGGGATGAGCCAGCGGGCGCTTATCGCGCTGGCGCTCGTGCTCGAACCGGAGGTGCTCGTGATGGACGAGCCGACGGCCGCGCTGGACCTGCTGATGCAGCGCTCCATCATCGAGCTCATCCGGGAGATCGCCGACGACCGCGATCTGACCATCGTCTTCATCACGCACGACCTGCCGCTGGTCGCGAACCTCGCCGACCGCCTCGCCGTGCTGTACGCCTTCGAGTTCGTCGAGGTCGGCCCCGCCGACGACGTGCTGACGGGGGCGAAACACCCCTACACCAGGGCGCTGCTGAACGCGACGCCGAACCTCGACACGCCGCGCGAGGAGATGCGGCCGATCGAGGGATCGGCCCCGGACCCGGTGAACGTCCCCGAGGGGTGTTCGTACCACCCGCGCTGTCCGCTGGCCGACGACACCTGCGTCCGCGAGGACCCGCCGCTGGACAGCGACGGCGGGGACGGCCACGCGGCCGCCTGCCACTACGTCGACCGCGTCGACGACGAGGTGCCCCTGACGCTCCAGGAGGTGACCATCGATGAGTGACGAACCCGTCGTCGCCCTGGAGGACGTCGAGGTCCACTTCGAGTCCGACTCGACGATCCTGCCGTGGGGAGACGACCCCGACGTCGTCAAGGCCGTCGACGGCGTCTCGCTGGAGATCCCCGACAACGACGTGGTCGCCCTGGTCGGCGAGTCCGGCTGCGGCAAGACCACGCTGGGCAAGACCGCCATCGGCACCCAGCGGCCCACCGGCGGACAGGTCAAGTACAAGGGCCAGGACGTCTGGAAGGCCAACGACGGCGAGGGCGACGTGGACATCCCCTTCGAGGAGATCCGCCAGTCCCTGCAGATCATCCACCAGGACCCCGGCTCGTCGCTGAACCCGAACAAGACGGTCCAGCACACGCTGGAGGCGCCGCTGAAACTGCGCCACGGGGAGATGGACACCTTCGAGCGCCGCGAGCGCATCCACGAGATGCTCTCGCGGGTCGGCATGGAGCCGCCGGAGGACTACGCCAAGCGGTTCCCCCACCAGCTGTCGGGCGGGGAACAGCAGCGCGTCGCACTCATCCGCGCGCTGCTGATGAACCCCGACCTCATCCTCGCCGACGAGGCCGTCTCTGCGCTCGACGTGTCCCTGCGGATCGACATGATGGACCTGATGCTCGACCTGCAGGACACGTTCGACACCTCCTTCCTCTTTATCAGCCACAACCTCTCGAACGCCAGCTACATCGCCGGCAAGGCCGACGGCCGCATCGGCATCATGTACCTCGGCGAGCTCGTCGAGCTCG encodes the following:
- a CDS encoding ABC transporter permease, which encodes MYVAKRVAQAFVTFVAVVTVTFALVRSIPGGPADFIRAQVMRSGGSDEISMSEINSLVESYTNIDPSTPLHVQYFNYLTSVLQGDLGQSIWYNKPVSDIILGAAPWTIFLLSVSILLTFGIGIVLGAVMAYLEGTRFDNGSTIVSMFLNSVPYYVAAILFVYVISIQLGMLPQSGRYASGLDPGMNLEFIVSALRHAILPIVSLVVTGFGGVAITMRGNAVQEIGEDYIRVAHLRGVPGRRIATRYVGRNAVLPMYTNFMIAIGFMFGGSVILEEIFAYEGLGYYLLSAINTGDYPLMMGGFLIIALAVLICILIADLTYSMIDPRIEDQGSREAY
- a CDS encoding ABC transporter ATP-binding protein, whose translation is MQQTHTAAVSDPIFQVRDVSVSFDMDRGESRVLDRVDMDIERGEILGVVGESGSGKSMFASALLDAVVDPGVLTGDISFDPKDGRRIDLLDRDETDIKDIRWRQIAMVFQGAMSSFNPTMTVEDHFRETLSIHDYDVEEGMERARDLLSDLYLEADQVLGSHPHELSGGMSQRALIALALVLEPEVLVMDEPTAALDLLMQRSIIELIREIADDRDLTIVFITHDLPLVANLADRLAVLYAFEFVEVGPADDVLTGAKHPYTRALLNATPNLDTPREEMRPIEGSAPDPVNVPEGCSYHPRCPLADDTCVREDPPLDSDGGDGHAAACHYVDRVDDEVPLTLQEVTIDE
- a CDS encoding ABC transporter permease gives rise to the protein MAEQNSSFSQSDGAAGGQGASQADIYREWIDMAVLTPIRVAWDDWRTQVGSIIIAFYLLMGTVGVTLVDPPTQGQGDRYVPPFQDWSVPLGTNNLGESLLSSTVHATPPMLQMIAAGAVFSTVLATAIGTVSGYKGGAVDRILTVFTDIAMTIPGLPLIILLTAVFEPTNPAVIGIIITINAWAGLARSIRSQVLSLRDHSYVEASRIMGAPTRRILVDDIIPNIMPYVLINFVNSARNVIFGSVALFYLGLLGSTHENWGIALNNAYNDGAIYSLDVLHWLLIPMFAIVGLSFGFVLFAQGTEKLFNPRIRARHAETVEDDTAPYQE
- a CDS encoding ABC transporter substrate-binding protein, which translates into the protein MGGALALAGCSSNDSGGDGGDGGDGGDGGGDGGDGGDGGDGTAGGDFQPADNAMTEGVTVNPTNYQFNPLNLTTPFSHDMQVDWFQRYNIANEEITPYALEVTEFEGETATLQVREGLTWHNGDPGDPVNADDLYAKFVTDTVTNGTLGRLWTDINRAGDRSIELALDGTIARDLFDDGLNYYQIDTPWRKYRDYVERWEDATTASETDSVRTDLRGDAFEEPHGNGPFQVSDISSSRLRMEKYEHHPDADNINWDYWDLEKVSTDTASVLVGMEVDAFRNYNPPQSVFENVPDAMESASLPALWGQSLPFNHNDEDFGNVRVRQAISEFVDRGAAANNYGRWGQPVEAPSGLVGNINGQNEQSDRWRNKVSDEMADTLHRYRNPERGRRLLREEGYQKDDGTWYKPNGDPFEFTIKVPTYNDWHPLYQTFADNLSSEGIDASMQTIEAASYWSDHYLANNYKVAATGWTLQRSSPYYVWDQYYNVDVNFLGIDPTSVMAPPVGEPDGELQEHDVTELQSELLVARGDRYQELTDQLAWITNQTLPMLQIHEINDATWYRTDNWEIPPTDDPVYQAKFPLWWLPRLGELQAKSA
- a CDS encoding ABC transporter ATP-binding protein, with the translated sequence MSDEPVVALEDVEVHFESDSTILPWGDDPDVVKAVDGVSLEIPDNDVVALVGESGCGKTTLGKTAIGTQRPTGGQVKYKGQDVWKANDGEGDVDIPFEEIRQSLQIIHQDPGSSLNPNKTVQHTLEAPLKLRHGEMDTFERRERIHEMLSRVGMEPPEDYAKRFPHQLSGGEQQRVALIRALLMNPDLILADEAVSALDVSLRIDMMDLMLDLQDTFDTSFLFISHNLSNASYIAGKADGRIGIMYLGELVELGPIDEVLENPQHPYTKALMWATPNLNPKADDGGASPLRKIDVPDPRNPPAGCKFHTRCPEAREACTGEMPDAVDLGDGHDVACYRAYDDHDYWSSPELSDEDDRTGTGESAAD